CCTCGATTGCAATTTGAAGACCGTCTCTGAGCATACGCGCCGCCTCGTCCAGGCCGGACTTTTGAATAAAACCTACCAGGGCCGCACGGTCGCGCACAGCCTCTCACCTTATGGGAAAAAGATGCTCGCTTGTCTCGAGATATTCCAACATTCTTGAGAATGTGAGAATGTTACCCATTTGGTAATCTTGAGAGGGGCCTGAGAATAACAAGGTGTAGAATAGAGGGGGCTAATACATCACATCAATCCATTATGTCAGAAGCGAAATTTACCAAGGATCTGGGGCATGCGACGCTGGTCGT
This is a stretch of genomic DNA from Candidatus Moraniibacteriota bacterium. It encodes these proteins:
- a CDS encoding winged helix-turn-helix transcriptional regulator, which encodes MKTYKQLERYFKGVANHRRISILLLVSQSEGIALDDMSRRLDCNLKTVSEHTRRLVQAGLLNKTYQGRTVAHSLSPYGKKMLACLEIFQHS